A single window of Metallosphaera hakonensis JCM 8857 = DSM 7519 DNA harbors:
- a CDS encoding RNA-guided pseudouridylation complex pseudouridine synthase subunit Cbf5, whose protein sequence is MNLITKSGKEYICLMEVHCEFSEDKLREVSKQFVGTIYQKPPVRSSVKRRVRKREIYSLDLLEISGRRVLMRISSEPGTYMRKICHDMGILLGCGAHMRELRRTKSGIFKEDTLVTLQQVSEALYLYNNCREEDELRRILIPMEYAFCGIPKIIVDDETVNSLAYGSPLMAPGIVAFQPFKKGDVVALITWKGEGIALGKALLDSKSLGRKGEVVKTDRVLIEKDVYPRTWKK, encoded by the coding sequence AACTTGATTACAAAGTCAGGAAAGGAATACATCTGTCTCATGGAAGTGCATTGCGAGTTTTCAGAGGATAAACTTAGAGAAGTCTCAAAACAATTCGTTGGAACTATTTACCAGAAACCTCCTGTTAGATCTTCAGTTAAGAGGAGAGTGAGAAAAAGAGAAATCTATTCGCTGGATTTACTTGAAATTTCTGGAAGGAGAGTCCTCATGAGAATATCCTCAGAGCCAGGAACATACATGAGAAAAATTTGTCATGACATGGGGATTCTACTAGGCTGTGGAGCCCATATGAGGGAATTGAGAAGGACAAAGTCTGGAATATTCAAGGAGGACACTCTAGTGACTCTTCAACAAGTCTCCGAAGCCTTATATCTGTATAACAACTGTAGGGAGGAGGATGAACTGAGAAGAATCTTGATACCAATGGAGTACGCCTTTTGTGGAATTCCTAAAATAATAGTTGATGACGAGACTGTTAATTCACTGGCTTACGGTTCTCCACTCATGGCTCCAGGTATAGTCGCATTTCAACCTTTCAAGAAAGGAGATGTGGTAGCATTAATTACATGGAAAGGGGAAGGAATTGCCCTTGGGAAGGCTTTGCTAGATTCTAAGTCTTTGGGAAGAAAGGGAGAGGTGGTCAAGACTGATAGGGTCCTTATAGAGAAAGATGTTTACCCAAGGACATGGAAGAAATGA
- a CDS encoding class I SAM-dependent methyltransferase, with translation MEEMIYEVSQIFVVTDVVNGIPLNLVSYPGLFSKKRLDLGTRVFLENLAIPNSGAVVDVGCGYGPIGIYLALANPRLLVYMLDANPLAVKASRENVERYGLSERVIVMRSDVLSSLQVKVNAIFSNPPLSKGVDVLERLAIQSSERLEKGGYVQMVLYKGESNALKLFSKYFSVVKITKNVKGYSIVLASNE, from the coding sequence ATGGAAGAAATGATTTACGAGGTGAGCCAAATATTTGTAGTAACAGATGTAGTAAATGGAATCCCGCTGAATCTTGTAAGCTATCCTGGACTATTTTCTAAGAAAAGACTTGATTTAGGAACAAGGGTGTTTTTAGAGAACCTGGCGATCCCAAATAGCGGGGCCGTTGTAGATGTAGGTTGCGGATATGGTCCTATAGGAATTTATTTGGCTTTGGCGAATCCAAGACTCCTCGTTTACATGTTAGATGCGAATCCGCTTGCAGTTAAGGCATCTAGGGAAAATGTGGAGCGATATGGCTTAAGCGAGAGGGTAATAGTTATGAGAAGCGATGTGCTCTCGTCCTTACAAGTAAAAGTTAACGCAATCTTCTCCAACCCGCCCCTTTCAAAAGGGGTAGATGTCTTAGAAAGGCTAGCAATACAGAGTTCAGAGAGACTGGAAAAAGGTGGTTACGTTCAGATGGTTTTGTATAAGGGAGAGAGTAACGCGCTTAAGCTATTTAGTAAGTATTTTTCTGTTGTTAAGATAACAAAGAACGTAAAGGGATACTCCATAGTTTTAGCTTCAAATGAGTAG